Below is a genomic region from Hemiscyllium ocellatum isolate sHemOce1 chromosome 24, sHemOce1.pat.X.cur, whole genome shotgun sequence.
attgcccatagtgttaggtgcattagtcaggaggaaatgggtctgggtgggttactcttcagagggtcagtgtggactagttcggccgaactgtagggaatctaaccatctAAGCTAATCCTGCCCCAGCAACCAAAAGAGAAaaggctggaaaatctcagcaggtctgacaacatctgtcaggagagaaaacagctgacgTTTCCAGTCTTATTGACCTTTTGTCAAAGTTGTCCCAGCAGCATTTCAAACCCACTGCGTTTGCGCACAGGCCGCAAAGACCGCAGGGATTTGTAGTTCACTGCTTACCACGTGACGGGGACTGCTGTACCCAGAAGGCGCTGCTCGGCCGGAAGTGGTGGTTACCAAGGAGCTGCCGGCCTGTTGCTATGGCGTCCGGCGGTGAGGGACCGCTGCTCTCAGTGGATTTTGAAGTGTTTGGCAAAGTGCAGAGAGTTTTCTTccggaaacacacacagaaagaggCGAAGCGGCTGGGCCTGGCCGGGTGGGTGGAGAACACGGAGCAGGGGACGGTGCGGGGCCAGCTGCAGGGAGCCGAGGAGCCGGTGCGGGCCATGCAGACCTGGCTGCGCCGGACAGGCAGCCCCAAGGCCCGGATCGACCGCGCCGCGTTCAGCAACCAGAAGCGAATCCAGCGCCGGGACTACAGCG
It encodes:
- the LOC132827305 gene encoding acylphosphatase-1-like, giving the protein MASGGEGPLLSVDFEVFGKVQRVFFRKHTQKEAKRLGLAGWVENTEQGTVRGQLQGAEEPVRAMQTWLRRTGSPKARIDRAAFSNQKRIQRRDYSDFHIIKSPAAGLAQPDSH